A genome region from Gymnogyps californianus isolate 813 chromosome 4, ASM1813914v2, whole genome shotgun sequence includes the following:
- the RPL34 gene encoding 60S ribosomal protein L34, producing the protein MVQRLTYRRRLSYNTASNKTRLSRTPGNRIVYLYTKKVGKAPKSACGICPGRLRGVRAVRPKVLMRLSKTKKHVSRAYGGSMCAKCVRDRIKRAFLIEEQKIVVKVLKAQAQSQKSK; encoded by the exons ATGGTTCAGCGCCTGACCTACCGCCGTAGGTTGTCCTACAACACAGCTTCCAACAAGACCAGACT GTCCCGAACACCCGGGAACAGGATTGTTTACCTTTACACCAAGAAAGTGGGGAAGGCACCAAAGTCAGCATGTGGTATATGCCCAGGAAGACTTCGTGGT gtTCGTGCTGTGCGTCCTAAAGTTCTTATGAGGCTGTCCAAAACTAAGAAGCATGTTAGCAGAGCCTATGGTGGTTCCATGTGTGCTAAGTGTGTCCGCGACAG aatcAAACGAGCTTTTCTTATTGAGGAGCAGAAGATCGTTGTGAAAGTGTTGAAGGCACAAGCACAGAGCCAGAAGTCAAAGTGA
- the OSTC gene encoding oligosaccharyltransferase complex subunit OSTC isoform X2, with protein sequence METLYRLPFAVLECPNIKLKRPSWVHMPSAMTVYALVVVSYFLITGGIIYDVIVEPPSVGSMTDEHGHQRPVAFLAYRGYLMG encoded by the exons ATGGAGACGCTGTACCGCCTGCCCTTCGCCGTGCTCGAGTGCCCCAACATCAAGCTGAAGCGGCCGAGCTGGGTGCACATGCCTTCGGCCATGACCGTTTACGCGTTGGTGGTGGTGTCCTACTTCCTCATCACCGGAG GGATTATCTATGACGTGATTGTGGAACCTCCCAGCGTGGGGTCGATGACAGACGAACACGGGCATCAGAGGCCGGTGGCCTTCTTGGCATACAG GGGCTACTTGATGGGTTAG
- the OSTC gene encoding oligosaccharyltransferase complex subunit OSTC isoform X1: METLYRLPFAVLECPNIKLKRPSWVHMPSAMTVYALVVVSYFLITGGIIYDVIVEPPSVGSMTDEHGHQRPVAFLAYRVNGQYIMEGLASSFLFTMGGLGFIILDRSNAPNIPKLNRFLLLFIGFVSVLLSFFMARVFMRMKLPGYLMG, from the exons ATGGAGACGCTGTACCGCCTGCCCTTCGCCGTGCTCGAGTGCCCCAACATCAAGCTGAAGCGGCCGAGCTGGGTGCACATGCCTTCGGCCATGACCGTTTACGCGTTGGTGGTGGTGTCCTACTTCCTCATCACCGGAG GGATTATCTATGACGTGATTGTGGAACCTCCCAGCGTGGGGTCGATGACAGACGAACACGGGCATCAGAGGCCGGTGGCCTTCTTGGCATACAG agtaAATGGGCAATATATTATGGAAGGGCTTGCATCCAGCTTCCTCTTCACAATGGGCGGCCTGGGATTCATAATTCTGGATCGATCCAATGCACCAAATATCCCCAAGCTGAATAGgtttcttttgctctttattGGATTTGTCAGCGTGCTTTTGAGCTTCTTCATGGCTAGAGTTTTCATGAGGATGAAATTACC GGGCTACTTGATGGGTTAG